A single region of the Brassica rapa cultivar Chiifu-401-42 chromosome A03, CAAS_Brap_v3.01, whole genome shotgun sequence genome encodes:
- the LOC103861710 gene encoding uncharacterized protein LOC103861710, producing the protein MIPVVIISELLVEYTTGLAKLIAVILPRRQGDGNFVRIGNLSVYCPPGSSPVPDYSSHLVNF; encoded by the coding sequence ATGATCCCCGTGGTAATCATTTCTGAGCTACTGGTGGAGTACACAACGGGTCTCGCTAAACTCATAGCTGTGATTCTTCCTAGGCGGCAAGGCGACGGAAACTTCGTAAGGATTGGCAATTTATCCGTGTATTGTCCTCCTGGATCGTCGCCGGTTCCAGATTACTCTTCGCATCTAGTCAACTTCTAA
- the LOC103861790 gene encoding uncharacterized protein LOC103861790, with protein sequence MSSSSSDGVDEAFEEYFDEEFDNILNSLLDEQATNPKKRNYIERDREQGHIQLWNDYFDENPTYTTDMFRRRFRMNKPLFLRIVERLTTGVPYFQQRVNAHGRKGLSPLQKCTAAIRMLAYGQSGDTYDEYLRLGDSTALLCLDHFTNGIIHFFGDEYLRIPTAEDLQRLLDIGEARGFPGMIGSIDCMHWEWKNCPTAWRGQYTRGSGKPTIVLEAVASEDLWIWHAFFGLPGTLNDINVLDRSPVFDDIIKGRAPKVKFKVNNHTYRMAYYLTDGIYPNWSTFIQSISLPQGDKAELFAKHQESTRKDVERAFGVLQARFAIVKNPCRLWDKEKLGKIMRCCIILHNMIVENERGKYSLTDTSQFESGESSRGSKVTRRESLHSTNMLGMRNEVRDSGKHDRLKADLVENVWQTFGNDQ encoded by the coding sequence ATGTCGTCCTCATCATCCGATGGAGTAGATGAAGCTTTTGAAGAATATTTTGACGAAGAATTTGATAATATCCTCAACTCCCTACTTGATGAACAAGCCACCAACCCAAAGAAACGAAATTATATCGAAAGAGATCGGGAACAGGGCCACATTCAACTATGGAACGACTATTTCGACGAAAATCCTACTTACACAACGGACATGTTTAGGCGGCGTTTTAGAATGAACAAACCATTGTTCCTTCGCATTGTCGAGCGGCTAACTACAGGTGTTCCGTACTTTCAGCAACGAGTAAATGCTCACGGAAGGAAAGGGCTCTCACCACTTCAAAAATGTACGGCAGCTATACGTATGCTCGCATATGGTCAATCGGGAGATACGTATGACGAATATCTGCGACTCGGTGACAGTACTGCTCTTTTATGTTTGGATCATTTTACTAATGGGATAATACACTTTTTTGGTGATGAGTATCTAAGAATACCTACGGCAGAAGATCTTCAACGACTACTCGATATTGGAGAGGCACGCGGGTTTCCCGGGATGATTGGCAGCAttgattgtatgcattgggagtggaaaaactgcccaacGGCTTGGAGAGGGCAGTACACACGAGGTTCAGGaaagccgacaattgtcttagaggcTGTGGCATCagaagatctttggatatggcacgcatttttcggattaccaggtacccttaacgatatcaatgttcttgatcggtctcctgtttttgatgacattatcaAAGGTCGAGCACCTAAAGTTAAAttcaaggtcaacaaccacacttaCCGTATGGCGTACTACCTTACTGACGGAATTTATCCAAATTGGTCgacatttatccaatctatctcACTTCCTCAAGGTGATAAAGCAGAGCTGTTTGCTAAACATCAAGAATCCAccagaaaagatgtcgaacgAGCTTTTGGGGTATTGCAAGCGAGGTTTGCAATAGTCAAAAACCCATGCCGACTATGGGACAAGGAAAAGTTAGGGAAGATTATGAGATGTTGTAtcatattgcacaatatgattGTGGAGAACGAACGAGGCAAATACAGTCTAACTGATACTTCTCAGTTCGAGTCAGGAGAGTCGAGCAGAGGTTCGAAGGTCACAAGGCGAGAAAGTTTGCATTCCACTAACATGCTAGGCATGCGCAATGAAGTTCGAGATTCAGGAAAACATGACcgtttgaaagctgatttagTTGAAAATGTATGGCAAACATTTGGAAACGATCAATAA
- the LOC103861711 gene encoding uncharacterized protein LOC103861711, whose protein sequence is MISVVIIVELLVEYTMSLAKLTAGILPRRQGDENLVRIGNFSVYCPARSSPVPDFSSHLVDF, encoded by the coding sequence ATGATCTCCGTAGTAATCATTGTTGAGCTACTGGTGGAGTACACAATGTCTCTCGCTAAACTCACCGCTGGGATTCTTCCAAGGAGGCAAGGCGACGAAAATTTGGTAAGGATTGGCAATTTCTCTGTGTATTGTCCCGCTAGGTCCTCGCCGGTTCCAGATTTCTCTTCGCATCTTGTCGATTTCTGA
- the LOC103861709 gene encoding uncharacterized protein LOC103861709, which yields MISVVILAELLVEYTSAIAKLTVGMLPRRQGGDSNVVRVGGFILPCPSPTGTNRSSPFPDFSSHLVDF from the coding sequence ATGATCTCTGTCGTAATCCTCGCTGAGCTACTGGTGGAGTACACATCAGCTATCGCTAAACTCACCGTGGGGATGCTTCCTAGACGGCAAGGCGGCGACAGCAACGTCGTAAGAGTTGGCGGTTTCATCTTGCCTTGTCCTTCTCCCACGGGTACTAACCGGTCATCGCCGTTCCCTGACTTTTCTTCTCATCTCGTAGACTTCTGA
- the LOC117132643 gene encoding glutathione S-transferase T3-like, with the protein MDHFSLNSVGFVNLLSSQCTQTTQNTQNTQNTQTTQTIDVGSSSVPKPVERRKWTTQEDIVLISAWLNTSKDPIVSNQQKLGSFWKRIEDYFNSSPQLTGAVPREWSQCKQRWGMINERVCKFVGSYEAALKEQGSGQNENDVMKSAHDIFFNDYGTKFNLEHGWRELRFDQKWRSNSVSKDGAKEKRKEAAESVPDSDEARPPGVKACKAAKRKKKGNEAAFDRLETILDLKRNLAKQKILDRLLSKKHETLTDCEVALKEKLVKVVGCGGHGFYKVCWFYRSRVVGCGGHGFYNV; encoded by the exons ATGGATCACTTTTCTCTTAATTCTGTCGGGTTTGTGAACCTATTATCTTCCCAGTGCACTCAAACCACTCAAAACACTCAAAACACTCAAAACACTCAAACCACTCAAACCATAGATGTAGGGTCCTCAAGTGTTCCTAAACCCGTAGAGAGGAGAAAGTGGACAACACAAGAGGACATTGTCCTCATCAGTGCCTGGTTGAACACCAGCAAGGATCCCATAGTTAGTAACCAGCAAAAGTTAGGTTCGTTTTGGAAAAGAATAGAGGATTATTTTAATTCAAGCCCTCAGCTCACTGGCGCTGTTCCTAGAGAGTGGAGTCAGTGTAAGCAGAGGTGGGGAATGATTAATGAGCGGGTTTGTAAGTTTGTGGGAAGCTATGAGGCGGCTTTGAAGGAGCAAGGTAGTGGCCAAAATGAGAACGATGTCATGAAGTCTGCTCATGACATCTTCTTCAACGACTACGGGACGAAGTTCAATCTTGAACACGGCTGGAGGGAGTTGAGGTTTGATCAAAAGTGGAGATCCAACTCTGTCTCAAAAGATGGTGCAAAGGAGAAACGGAAGGAAGCTGCAGAGTCAGTCCCTGACTCGGATGAGGCTAGGCCTCCTGGTGTCAAGGCTTGCAAAGCAGCCAAACGCAAGAAAAAGGGGAATGAAGCAGCCTTTGATCGACTAGAAACCATTCTAGACTTGAAACGCAACCTAGCCAAACAAAAAATTCTAGATCGTCTCCTCTCTAAGAAACATGAAACTCTAACTGATTGTGAGGTGGCTCTTAAGGAGAAACTC GTGAAGGTTGTTGGTTGTGGAGGTCACGGGTTCTACAAGGTTTGTTGGTTTTACAGGTCACGGGTTGTTGGTTGTGGAGGTCACGGGTTCTACAATGTTTAG
- the LOC103861707 gene encoding protein PELOTA 1, with protein MKIVRRDFVRNGPGSVKMVAEDSDDLWYAYNLIAVGDSVMAVTFRKVQREVPGGGRDSERVRLKLEVQVEEVDYDKDAAVLRIRGKNILENDHVKIGAFHTLEIELKRPFVLRKGIWDSLALDTLKQASDPAASADLAVVLMQEGLGQIFLVGRSVTSSRARIETSIPRKHGPAIAGYESALKKFFENVLQAFVKHVDFSVVRCAVIASPGFTKDQFHRHLLLEAERRQLRPIIENKSRIILVHTNSGYRHSLGEVLNAPNVMNMIKDTKAAKEVKALNDFFTMLSNDPARACYGPKHVEVAHERMAVQTLLITDELFRNSDVKTRKKYVDLVESVKDSGGEAFIFSSMHVSGEQLAQLTGIAALLRFPLPDLEDIEM; from the exons ATGAAGATTGTCCGCAGAGATTTCGTTCGTAATGGACCAGGAAGCGTTAAG ATGGTGGCTGAGGACTCTGATGATCTCTGGTATGCTTATAACCTCATTGCCGTTGGAGATAGTGTAATGGCTGTCACTTTTAG AAAGGTTCAGAGAGAGGTGCCTGGTGGGGGAAGAGACTCTGAACGTGTTAGACTGAAGCTCGAAGTACAAGTTGag GAGGTGGACTATGACAAAGACGCGGCTGTTCTGCGCATACGTGGCAAGAATATCCTGGAGAATGATCACGTCAAG ATTGGTGCATTCCATACTTTGGAGATTGAGCTGAAACGACCTTTTGTATTGAGAAAG GGAATTTGGGACTCATTGGCTCTTGATACACTCAAGCAGGCTTCAG ATCCCGCTGCTAGTGCTGACCTAGCTGTAGTTCTAATGCAAGAGGGACTTGGACAAATCTTCCTTGTCGGCAGAAG TGTGACAAGTAGCCGTGCACGGATAGAAACATCAATTCCTAGGAAGCATGGGCCTGCGATTGCTGGTTACGAATCT gCTTTGAAGAAATTCTTTGAGAATGTTCTGCAG GCCTTTGTGAAACATGTTGACTTCAGTGTCGTTCGTTGTGCAGTGATAGCCAGTCCCGGCTTTACAAAG GATCAGTTTCATCGTCACTTGTTATTGGAAGCTGAAAGAAGACAGCTGAGACCTATAATCGAGAACAAATCACGTATAATTCTGGTGCACACAAACTCTGGTTATAG ACATAGCCTGGGAGAGGTTCTTAATGCACCCAACGTGATGAATATGATCAAAGATACTAAAGCAGCAAAAGAG GTCAAAGCTCTCAACGATTTCTTCACCATGCTTTCAAAT GATCCAGCTCGAGCATGCTATGGACCAAAACATGTAGAAGTTGCACATGAGCGAATGGCAGTCCAAACACTTCTCATCACTGATGAGCTTTTCAG GAACTCTGACGTGAAAACAAGGAAGAAGTATGTGGATTTGGTGGAGTCGGTGAAAGATTCAGGAGGAGAGGCTTTTATATTTTCGTCGATGCATGTTTCAGGGGAAC AGTTGGCACAACTCACTGGGATTGCAGCTCTTCTCAGGTTCCCTTTACCAGACCTCGAAGACATTGAGATGTAA
- the LOC103861712 gene encoding uncharacterized protein LOC103861712 produces the protein MISVVIITELLVEYTTALAKLTAGILPRRRGDSDVIRIGGFSLRFPSRSTPVPDFSSHLVDF, from the coding sequence ATGATTTCTGTTGTTATAATCACTGAGCTACTGGTAGAGTACACGACTGCACTAGCGAAACTCACCGCCGGGATTCTTCCTAGACGGCGAGGAGACAGTGACGTTATAAGGATTGGTGGTTTCTCTTTGCGTTTTCCTTCTAGATCGACACCTGTTCCAGATTTCTCTTCTCATCTGGTTGATTTCTGA